From Halococcus salsus, one genomic window encodes:
- a CDS encoding ORC1-type DNA replication protein — protein sequence MADDGMLSWDESVFRDEHVFEVDYLPETFHHRENQLNGLQYALRPAVRGSRPLNAMVRGPPGTGKTTAIQKLFAELDGRRGVRTVRVNCQVDSTRYAVFSRIFEAIFEYEPPASGISFKSLFEQIADHLTDENEVLTVCLDDVNYLFYEGEASETLYSLLRAHETHAGAKVGVLLVSSDLDLDVVAELDSRVQSVFRPEEVFFPAYGENEVVDILDERVRRGFREGVVGPTVLDRVAELTAGTGDLRVGIDLLRRAGLHAEGRASERVEAEDVEAAYEKSRHVHLSRRVRGLTDSERALLRVVAEYDGDRAGDVYEAFHDETDLGYTRYSEIVNKLDRVGLIEATYTTVEGRGRSRELSLAYDADAVRDRLS from the coding sequence ATGGCGGACGATGGGATGCTCTCGTGGGACGAGTCGGTCTTCCGTGACGAACACGTCTTCGAGGTCGACTACCTCCCCGAGACGTTCCACCACCGCGAGAATCAACTCAACGGGCTCCAGTACGCCCTCCGGCCCGCGGTCCGTGGCTCGCGCCCGCTCAACGCGATGGTTCGCGGCCCACCCGGAACGGGGAAGACCACCGCGATCCAGAAGCTCTTCGCCGAGCTCGACGGCCGGCGTGGCGTGAGAACCGTCAGAGTCAACTGTCAGGTCGATTCGACCCGCTACGCCGTCTTTTCACGGATCTTCGAGGCGATCTTCGAGTACGAACCGCCCGCGAGCGGGATCTCCTTCAAGAGCCTCTTCGAGCAGATCGCCGACCACCTCACCGACGAGAACGAGGTTCTCACCGTGTGTCTCGACGACGTGAACTACCTCTTCTACGAGGGCGAGGCCTCCGAGACCCTCTATTCGCTTCTCAGAGCCCACGAGACCCACGCCGGCGCGAAAGTCGGCGTTCTCTTGGTTTCCTCGGACCTCGACCTCGACGTGGTGGCCGAACTCGACAGTCGCGTCCAGAGCGTCTTTCGCCCGGAAGAGGTGTTCTTCCCGGCCTACGGCGAGAACGAGGTGGTCGACATCCTCGACGAGCGGGTGCGGCGCGGCTTCCGTGAGGGGGTGGTGGGGCCGACGGTTTTGGATCGGGTCGCCGAACTCACCGCCGGCACGGGCGACCTCCGGGTCGGGATCGACCTCCTGCGGCGCGCGGGCCTCCACGCCGAGGGTCGCGCGAGCGAGCGCGTCGAGGCCGAGGACGTCGAAGCCGCCTACGAGAAATCGCGTCACGTCCACCTCTCACGGCGGGTGCGCGGGCTCACCGACTCCGAGCGCGCGCTGCTCCGTGTCGTCGCCGAGTACGACGGCGACCGCGCGGGTGACGTCTACGAGGCCTTCCACGACGAGACCGACCTCGGCTACACCCGCTACTCCGAGATCGTCAACAAGCTCGACCGGGTAGGCCTCATCGAGGCCACCTACACCACCGTCGAGGGTCGCGGCCGCTCGCGCGAGCTCTCGCTGGCCTACGACGCCGACGCGGTTCGTGACCGGCTGTCGTAA
- a CDS encoding DUF1405 domain-containing protein gives MAEAGGAGALGRFLDGSIPDREALPWYVAPVPAILEDLGLRLAWLVVAVNLAGTAFGFWYYRFQFAFEPLAAWPVVPDSPMATLFIALSIAAWKLGRSNELLDMLAFFGCLKLGFWTPFTLLAFHDAFLASTPLWLYLFLFFSHLAMAVEGFVIHRYSDFSVWAVAIALLWYGFNDVVDYFIPIVGTTHHTQLPGQYVVGGVIQHVWPVHRVAAAGAVVLTMTITFLALTTRIEKLQRADS, from the coding sequence ATGGCCGAAGCAGGCGGTGCTGGTGCGCTGGGTCGGTTCCTCGACGGGTCGATACCCGACCGCGAGGCGCTGCCGTGGTACGTCGCGCCGGTGCCCGCTATCCTCGAAGACCTCGGGCTTCGGCTCGCGTGGCTCGTCGTCGCCGTCAACCTCGCAGGTACCGCTTTCGGCTTCTGGTACTACCGCTTCCAGTTCGCGTTCGAGCCGTTGGCGGCGTGGCCGGTGGTCCCCGACAGCCCCATGGCGACCCTGTTCATCGCGCTCTCGATCGCCGCCTGGAAGCTCGGCCGGTCGAACGAGCTGCTCGACATGCTCGCCTTCTTCGGCTGTCTCAAACTCGGCTTCTGGACGCCGTTCACCCTCCTGGCCTTCCACGACGCCTTCCTCGCGAGCACCCCGCTCTGGCTCTATCTATTCCTCTTCTTCAGCCACCTCGCGATGGCCGTCGAGGGGTTCGTGATCCACCGCTACAGCGACTTCTCGGTCTGGGCGGTCGCTATTGCCCTCCTCTGGTACGGCTTCAACGACGTCGTGGACTACTTCATCCCGATCGTCGGAACGACCCACCACACACAGCTGCCGGGCCAGTACGTCGTCGGCGGCGTCATCCAGCACGTCTGGCCGGTCCACCGGGTCGCCGCCGCGGGCGCGGTGGTGCTCACCATGACGATCACGTTTCTGGCGCTCACGACCCGGATCGAGAAGTTGCAACGCGCCGATAGCTGA